Below is a window of Pseudomonas monteilii DNA.
CAGAAGAAGAAGAACAGGAACAGGTCCAGGGCCAGGAACACCCCGACCACGCCGCCCAGGATCCACATCAGGTTGAGGTGGAAGAAGCCGACGTGGCGCTGGATCTCGTTCCACGAGCACAGGACCGACAGCACACCGAGCAGGCCGGTGAGCAGGATCATCAGCAGCGACAGGCCATCGAGGGCCAGGTGGATGCTGATGCCGAAGCGCTCGATCCAGCGGACCTTGAACTCGAGGGCCCACGTCGGTTCGACGCCCGGGGCCGGCGCCAGCGTGAAGTCACCGGTGCCCCACAGCCACAGGCCGATACCGAGCAGCAGAGACATGGTCAGCAGCGCGATCCAGCGCGGCAGGGTGGCGCCGAAGCGCTCGCCCAGCCAGCACAGGAAGCCGCCGATGAAGGGGATCAGGATCAGCCAAGGCAGAATCATGACGGGTTCGTTTCCTTTCGCAGAGTCGCAAGGTTCATGGTCATGCCGCCATCAGCACGGCGCCGAGCACCAGCACGGCACCCACGGCGATCGAAGCGGTGTACCAGCGCAGTTGGCCAGTCTCGGTCTTGCTCATGGCCACGTGACCGGCACGCGCCAGTCGCGGGATCAGGCCAATGCCACGGTCGACCGGGTCCTTGCGCAGCAGGTGGCTGATCAGCAGGTACGGCTTGACGAACAGCTTGTCGTACAGCCAGTCGAAGCCCCAGGCAGCGAACCACCAGGCCGACAGCGCACGGCCCAGGCCACTGTTGGCCACGGCCGTGACGAAACGACGCTTGCCGAGGAACAGCATGGCCGCCAGCAGGATACCGGCGATGGCGATGGCCCCGGAGGCGATTTCCAGCGAATGCTTGGCCTCGCCCCCGGCATGGCCGGCGCTTTGCGGCAGGACGCCCGCCAGCGGTGGATGAATCCAGGCGCCGATGAAGGTCGACAGCACGATCAGCACACCCAGCGGCAGCCAGTGGGAAATGCCGTGACCGGCGTGGGCTTCGGTCTTGGCTTCGCCGTGGAAGGCGATGAAGATCAGGCGGAAGGTATACAGCGAGGTCATGAAGGCGCCCACCAGGCCGGCGTACAGCAAGCCGCTGTGACCGCTGGCGAAGGCTTCCCAGAGGATCTCGTCCTTGGAATAGAAACCGGCGGTCAGGATCGGCAGGGCCGACAGGGCCGCGCCGCCCACCACGAAGCTGGCGTAGGCCAGGGGCAGTTTCTTCCACAGGCCGCCCATCTTGAAGATGTTCTGCTCGTGGTGGCAGGCGACGATCACCGCACCGGAGGCCAGGAACAGCAGCGCCTTGAAGAACGCGTGGGTCATCAGGTGGAAGATCGCGCCTTCCCAGGCACCGACGCCCAGGGCCAGGAACATGTAGCCGATCTGGCTCATGGTCGAGTAGGCGAGAATCCGCTTGATGTCGGTCTGCACCAGCGCGGCGAAGCCGGCCAGTACCAGGGTCACGCCACCGATCACGCCGACCAGGTGCAGGATGTCCGGCGCCAGGGCGAACAGGCCGTGGGTACGGGCGATCAGGTAGACACCCGCCGTCACCATGGTCGCGGCGTGGATCAGCGCAGAGACCGGGGTCGGGCCCGCCATGGCGTCGGCCAACCAGGTCTGCAGCGGCAGCTGCGCCGACTTGCCGACCGCACCGCCGAGCAGCATCAGGGTGGCCAGCACCATCCAGGTGTCGCCCGCCTGGAATTTCTGCGGCGCCAGCACCAGCAGCTGTTGCACCTCGAGGGTGCCGAGCTGGACGAACAGGATGAACAGGCCGATGGCCATGAACACGTCGCCGATGCGGGTCACGATGAAGGCCTTGAGGGCGGCGTTACCGTTGTTGCGGTTGCTGTAGTAGAAACCGATCAACAGGTACGAGCACAGGCCGACGCCTTCCCAACCGAAGTAGATGAACAGCAGGTTGTCGCCCAGGATCAGGAACAGCATGCTGGCGATGAACAGGTTGGTGTAGGAGAAGAACCGCGAGTAGCCGGTTTCGCCGCGCATGTACCAGGAGGCGAACAGGTGGATCAGGAAGCCTACACCGGTGACCACGCCCAGCATGGTGACCGACAGGCCATCCAGGTACAGGGTGAAGTTCGGTGCGAAGCCGTCCACCGACATCCACTGCCACAGCAGTTGGGTGTACGCGCCACCCGGCGGCGGCGCGACGTTGAACTGCCAGATCACGTAGGCAGCGACGGCGGCCGACAGACCGACCGAACCGACGCCGATCAGCGCCGAGAGGTTTTCCGAAAAGCGCCCGCGGGAGAACGACAGCAGCAGGAAGCCGATCAGGGGGAAGACGAAGGTCAGGAAGAGTAGGTTCATCCGCGCATCTCACTGGCAGCATCGATGTCGAGGGTGTGGAAGCGGCGATACAGCTGCAGCAGGATCGCCAGGCCGATGCTGGCCTCGGCGGCGGCCAGGCTGATCACCAGGATGAACATCACCTGGCCATCGGGCTGGACCCAGCGGCTGCCCGCGACGATGAACGCCAGGGCCGAGGCGTTCATCATCACTTCCAGACTCATCAGCACGAAGAGAATGTTGCGACGGACCATCAGGCCCACCAGGCCCAGGCAGAAGAGCACGCCGGCCACTGCCAGGCCATGCTCGAGAGGGATTGCAGGCATGAATTACTCCTTCGCCTCGTTGCGTCCGAGGTGGAATGCCGTGACCGCCGCAGCGAGCAGCAGCATCGACGCCAGTTCGACCACCAGCAGGTAAGGCCCGAACAGGCTGATGCCGACCGCCTTGGCGTCGACCGTGGTGCCACTGATGGCGGCATTGCTCGGGTTGACGAACAGCACGTAGAGCAGCTCGATCAGCAGCAGGGCGCCCAGCAGTACCGGCCCGGCCCAGATGCCCGGCGTGAGCCAGCCACGTTCCTGGGCCACCGACGCCGGCCCCAGGTTGAGCATCATCACCACGAACACGAACAGCACCATGATGGCGCCAGCATAGGCGATCACTTCCAGGGCGCCGGCGAACGGCGCCCCCAGCGAGAAGAAGATCATCGCCACGGAGATCAACGAAATGATCAGGTAGAGCAGGGCGTGCACGGGGTTGGTGCCGGTCACCACCC
It encodes the following:
- a CDS encoding NADH-quinone oxidoreductase subunit K; this encodes MPAIPLEHGLAVAGVLFCLGLVGLMVRRNILFVLMSLEVMMNASALAFIVAGSRWVQPDGQVMFILVISLAAAEASIGLAILLQLYRRFHTLDIDAASEMRG
- a CDS encoding NADH dehydrogenase, with the translated sequence MEFAFYFASGIAVVSTLRVVTGTNPVHALLYLIISLISVAMIFFSLGAPFAGALEVIAYAGAIMVLFVFVVMMLNLGPASVAQERGWLTPGIWAGPVLLGALLLIELLYVLFVNPSNAAISGTTVDAKAVGISLFGPYLLVVELASMLLLAAAVTAFHLGRNEAKE
- a CDS encoding NADH-quinone oxidoreductase subunit L, which encodes MNLLFLTFVFPLIGFLLLSFSRGRFSENLSALIGVGSVGLSAAVAAYVIWQFNVAPPPGGAYTQLLWQWMSVDGFAPNFTLYLDGLSVTMLGVVTGVGFLIHLFASWYMRGETGYSRFFSYTNLFIASMLFLILGDNLLFIYFGWEGVGLCSYLLIGFYYSNRNNGNAALKAFIVTRIGDVFMAIGLFILFVQLGTLEVQQLLVLAPQKFQAGDTWMVLATLMLLGGAVGKSAQLPLQTWLADAMAGPTPVSALIHAATMVTAGVYLIARTHGLFALAPDILHLVGVIGGVTLVLAGFAALVQTDIKRILAYSTMSQIGYMFLALGVGAWEGAIFHLMTHAFFKALLFLASGAVIVACHHEQNIFKMGGLWKKLPLAYASFVVGGAALSALPILTAGFYSKDEILWEAFASGHSGLLYAGLVGAFMTSLYTFRLIFIAFHGEAKTEAHAGHGISHWLPLGVLIVLSTFIGAWIHPPLAGVLPQSAGHAGGEAKHSLEIASGAIAIAGILLAAMLFLGKRRFVTAVANSGLGRALSAWWFAAWGFDWLYDKLFVKPYLLISHLLRKDPVDRGIGLIPRLARAGHVAMSKTETGQLRWYTASIAVGAVLVLGAVLMAA